A region of Jonquetella anthropi DSM 22815 DNA encodes the following proteins:
- a CDS encoding HAD family hydrolase codes for MIEAVAFDFDLTLVDSSQGIWATICALADELGLRKPSLDEVKATIGYSLKDAMAGFWGRLGDGWVERYREIFAAQHYQGVVPLPGVIETLKTLKSRGIGVAVATNRLSPDDVVNASGVGAVCSVIVGIRTLPSKPSGAIISEAFRLLGVDPQSSAYVGDTDIDMIAAANAGCMPIGVTTGNHSAADLQKAGARHVLSSVVELPDLLAGLE; via the coding sequence GTGATTGAGGCTGTGGCCTTTGATTTTGATTTGACGCTGGTGGACAGCAGTCAAGGCATTTGGGCGACCATCTGCGCCTTGGCGGACGAACTGGGGCTGAGAAAGCCGTCGCTCGACGAGGTGAAGGCGACGATCGGCTATTCTCTCAAAGACGCCATGGCCGGGTTCTGGGGGCGTTTGGGCGACGGTTGGGTCGAACGGTATCGGGAGATCTTTGCCGCCCAGCACTACCAAGGCGTCGTTCCTCTGCCGGGCGTCATTGAGACGCTCAAAACCCTAAAGAGCCGCGGAATCGGCGTGGCGGTGGCCACAAACCGCCTGTCGCCCGACGACGTCGTCAACGCTTCCGGCGTGGGTGCCGTCTGCTCGGTGATCGTGGGAATCAGGACGCTGCCGTCCAAGCCGTCAGGGGCCATCATCTCGGAGGCCTTTCGGCTTTTGGGCGTCGATCCCCAGAGCTCGGCCTACGTGGGCGACACAGACATCGACATGATCGCGGCGGCGAACGCCGGGTGCATGCCCATCGGCGTCACGACTGGCAACCACTCGGCCGCCGATTTGCAGAAGGCCGGGGCTCGGCACGTGCTTTCTTCCGTCGTCGAACTGCCGGATCTGTTGGCGGGGCTGGAATGA
- a CDS encoding dipeptidase, translating into MQKALHKTLLAAGALACMAASAAACTSMGAGCKATADGSVLVSHTVDDWYDQRIKIVPGGKHKPGEMVDVYVDVCTDTRPELKIYKSGSIPQVPETNTYFHVGYPFMNDKQVMIGEFTWLGRDEVYNAAGMLYIANLEIFGLQRASTAREAIKVMGELAEKYGYGDWGETLIVGDKHEAWVFEICGGGAIWTPTSGLPGAHWVARRIPDDEIFVGANRSRICEVDFNDKENFMWSTNLTDLPEKMGWWKKGEPFNYSKIFDPEPYGYPHYQSRREWRAFSLLKPSEKFPVKDRYEAYPFSIKPDKKLTPRDIMLIYSDHLEGTDYDMTKDPASGAFGCPNRWQQEQADLPDDLKGQDWERPIALYRCSYSFVSQSRSWLPDPIGGVLWFGEDAPDTTVYVPVYCGVTKVPEAWSTGKRHVYDPTCAYWAFNLVNNWANLRWDAMYKEIRAKKVEYEDRFFADQPKIEAEAQKLYKQSPAKAVAYLTKYTDSVMDEVFKGWWDFAWYLIGRYQDGLQIKPDGAKFRPGYPAEYLRKVGFGAMSRRDLENAKKK; encoded by the coding sequence ATGCAGAAAGCGCTGCACAAAACCCTTCTTGCGGCAGGTGCACTGGCCTGTATGGCTGCTTCGGCGGCTGCATGCACCAGCATGGGAGCCGGCTGCAAGGCGACGGCGGACGGTTCGGTTCTTGTCAGTCACACGGTAGACGATTGGTATGACCAGCGGATCAAGATCGTCCCGGGCGGCAAGCACAAGCCGGGCGAGATGGTGGACGTCTACGTGGACGTGTGCACCGACACGCGGCCGGAGCTCAAAATTTACAAGTCCGGCTCGATTCCGCAGGTTCCCGAGACGAACACCTACTTCCACGTGGGCTATCCGTTCATGAACGACAAGCAGGTGATGATCGGCGAGTTCACTTGGCTCGGTCGGGACGAAGTGTACAACGCCGCCGGCATGCTTTACATTGCCAACTTGGAAATCTTTGGCCTTCAGCGGGCTTCGACTGCAAGGGAAGCCATCAAGGTGATGGGTGAGCTGGCCGAGAAGTACGGTTACGGAGACTGGGGCGAGACGCTCATCGTCGGCGACAAGCACGAGGCGTGGGTATTTGAGATCTGCGGCGGCGGAGCTATTTGGACCCCGACCAGCGGTCTGCCGGGCGCTCACTGGGTAGCTCGGCGCATTCCCGACGACGAGATCTTCGTCGGTGCCAACCGTTCGCGCATCTGCGAGGTCGACTTCAACGACAAAGAGAACTTCATGTGGTCGACGAACCTGACCGACCTGCCGGAGAAAATGGGCTGGTGGAAGAAGGGCGAGCCGTTCAACTACTCGAAAATTTTCGACCCCGAGCCCTACGGCTATCCGCACTATCAGTCTCGGCGCGAGTGGCGGGCGTTCTCGCTGCTGAAGCCCAGCGAGAAGTTCCCGGTGAAGGACCGGTACGAGGCGTACCCGTTCAGCATCAAGCCGGACAAGAAGCTGACGCCCCGCGATATCATGCTGATTTACAGCGACCATCTTGAAGGCACCGACTATGACATGACCAAGGACCCAGCGTCCGGCGCGTTTGGCTGCCCGAACCGCTGGCAGCAGGAACAGGCCGACCTGCCTGACGACCTGAAGGGGCAGGACTGGGAGCGTCCTATCGCCCTGTACCGCTGCTCCTACAGCTTTGTGTCCCAGAGCCGTAGCTGGCTGCCCGACCCGATCGGCGGCGTGCTGTGGTTCGGCGAAGACGCCCCGGACACCACCGTGTACGTCCCGGTGTACTGCGGCGTGACGAAGGTTCCCGAAGCGTGGAGCACCGGCAAGCGGCACGTCTATGACCCGACCTGCGCTTACTGGGCGTTCAACCTAGTCAACAACTGGGCCAACCTTCGCTGGGACGCCATGTACAAGGAAATTCGAGCGAAGAAGGTCGAGTACGAGGATCGATTCTTCGCCGATCAGCCCAAGATTGAAGCCGAGGCCCAAAAGCTCTACAAGCAGAGTCCTGCCAAGGCAGTCGCTTACTTGACCAAGTACACCGACTCGGTCATGGACGAAGTGTTCAAGGGCTGGTGGGACTTCGCGTGGTACCTTATCGGCCGGTACCAGGACGGCCTGCAGATTAAGCCGGACGGAGCCAAGTTCCGCCCCGGTTACCCGGCCGAGTACCTTCGCAAGGTCGGATTTGGCGCCATGTCCCGTCGGGATCTGGAAAACGCCAAGAAAAAGTAA
- a CDS encoding YbaK/EbsC family protein — MEYVRFLSRELFPLTGKRPAKLHDPDLATLAAAGFGLWNPNAGALMLLPLGLGAADDVCRSFLQGLERTGLQPFPVQSLSERGPLEFAVRLLKRPGDLPRLFAERTNDRLTLQGFAEDAGSAADMASCALRALGQTLAAWGINVRRVERLTDDGFAVDLGVPADAGEEDGLISPTGSLYAPDSPLAAEPWQEASEEAQDLATPNCSTIDELAAFLSISPKRTVKSMCYTVGGKLAVVICRGDRQIDASKLKAAFGGAPFAPASDVELRAALGETAGYIGPAGLPDAVRLLADFSACECRNVVIGANRKGYHRTGAEWGRDFKTDWTADVTSVQIGDETPDGPLSACRWRRLVRVRPIDPAAAGEPSLVTSSAQGKRRIFPWRADVRLTSVLASAAACGKLARFVPFDLVLVSDDDVARTQFVSVLTEQNVRILEDDRPSPLTARAASCSPLGLPILTVSGGEAELTFPDGTRRPIGLTEISDLADLLANSRNQFSSL, encoded by the coding sequence GTGGAATACGTCCGCTTTCTCAGCCGAGAGCTGTTCCCCCTGACCGGCAAACGCCCGGCAAAACTGCACGACCCAGACCTAGCCACGTTAGCGGCAGCGGGATTTGGCCTGTGGAACCCCAACGCGGGCGCCCTCATGCTCCTGCCCCTTGGACTTGGCGCGGCAGATGATGTTTGCCGGTCCTTTCTCCAAGGTCTTGAGCGGACCGGGCTCCAGCCCTTCCCGGTCCAGTCTTTGTCCGAACGCGGGCCGCTGGAATTTGCCGTCCGGCTGCTCAAGCGTCCGGGGGATCTTCCCCGGCTTTTTGCCGAACGGACGAACGACCGGTTGACCCTCCAAGGGTTTGCCGAGGACGCGGGAAGCGCCGCAGACATGGCGTCCTGCGCCCTGCGGGCCCTAGGTCAGACGCTTGCCGCGTGGGGAATCAACGTCCGGCGGGTTGAGCGGCTGACCGACGACGGCTTCGCCGTCGATTTAGGCGTCCCAGCCGACGCGGGCGAAGAGGACGGCTTGATCTCGCCGACCGGGAGCCTCTACGCCCCCGACAGCCCGCTGGCCGCCGAGCCGTGGCAGGAAGCGTCGGAAGAGGCCCAAGACCTCGCCACGCCGAACTGCTCGACTATCGACGAACTCGCCGCGTTCTTGTCCATCAGTCCGAAAAGGACCGTCAAGTCCATGTGCTACACCGTCGGCGGCAAGCTCGCCGTCGTCATCTGCCGGGGCGACCGGCAGATCGACGCGTCAAAGCTCAAAGCCGCCTTCGGCGGCGCGCCGTTTGCCCCGGCGTCAGACGTCGAACTGCGCGCCGCGCTGGGAGAGACGGCCGGCTACATCGGCCCAGCCGGCCTGCCGGATGCCGTTCGCCTTTTGGCTGACTTCAGCGCCTGCGAGTGCCGAAACGTCGTCATCGGCGCGAACCGAAAGGGGTATCACCGAACGGGAGCCGAGTGGGGCCGGGACTTTAAAACCGACTGGACAGCCGACGTCACATCCGTCCAAATCGGCGACGAAACACCGGACGGGCCGCTGTCGGCCTGCCGGTGGCGGCGCCTCGTCAGGGTCCGGCCGATTGACCCGGCCGCGGCGGGCGAACCGTCGCTCGTAACCAGCTCCGCTCAGGGTAAGCGGCGAATCTTTCCTTGGCGCGCCGACGTTCGTCTGACGTCAGTTTTGGCGTCGGCGGCCGCCTGCGGGAAGTTGGCCCGGTTCGTGCCGTTTGATCTAGTTCTCGTCTCGGATGACGACGTTGCCCGGACTCAATTCGTCAGCGTTCTGACCGAACAGAACGTCCGAATCCTGGAAGATGACAGGCCGTCCCCGCTGACGGCGCGAGCCGCCAGCTGCAGTCCATTAGGACTTCCGATTCTCACCGTCTCAGGCGGCGAAGCCGAACTGACCTTCCCCGACGGAACTCGCCGACCGATTGGACTGACGGAAATCAGTGATTTAGCCGACCTTCTGGCCAACTCTCGGAATCAGTTTTCGTCCCTTTAA
- a CDS encoding DUF255 domain-containing protein: MTGCSVPEEFGRAVSWRAFDDQALDEARAKNVPLFVLVHDETSPWSWAEADVLAGSEVAGMLAKDFIPVFADANAYPALALAGQALCRLFDAPGWPLILILTPELRPIFATSWLPPRKGAKLADYLPRIKWLWLMKRAEVESAGLANWANWKRALAPLPASSEPADWNELVSRAVSEDADEEFGGWGTEHKFPWPWRLRLALRDPAFRKLADRTLLALLTGGLNDRFWGGFHAYSLDRQFLTPRLGAPLDLQASLTLAVEQESSLGASVAKNAVLGGQNLIRGSLPRAGRVLFDSRGGWSKYLLERAQVCSLLADRGEAVCDGLSVSAEGWYSDPVTGRRTGGSVPTLTDPGEVAERHGLTAEELARAIADGLNRLKPAEEPPVSRWTLTSPSALFAAALCRSGAESVVSARELMSALKSAVWDGELSHGLCDGLPVGSGTAADYCSCALAAFDLASAGLAEWGDWAAELMVQAKELFFDETGMVAAALDDRLPGIWQVGDSSSPSPQGLFVRGCFKMADGGRGDEWGDVGDAVLRRYSGEASAAPGNWAFLIGEGLSRAEGRKGE, from the coding sequence ATGACCGGCTGCTCAGTTCCGGAAGAGTTCGGCCGCGCCGTCTCGTGGCGGGCCTTCGACGACCAAGCTCTGGACGAGGCGCGGGCTAAAAACGTCCCGCTGTTCGTCCTCGTTCACGACGAGACCAGCCCGTGGAGCTGGGCCGAAGCCGACGTCCTAGCCGGCTCCGAGGTTGCCGGTATGCTGGCAAAAGATTTCATTCCCGTCTTTGCCGACGCGAACGCCTATCCCGCCCTTGCTCTGGCAGGTCAAGCCCTCTGCCGGCTCTTTGACGCGCCCGGGTGGCCGCTGATTCTCATTTTGACGCCCGAACTGCGGCCGATTTTCGCCACCTCGTGGCTGCCGCCTCGCAAGGGCGCCAAGTTGGCCGACTACCTGCCCCGAATCAAGTGGCTTTGGTTGATGAAGCGGGCCGAAGTCGAGTCGGCCGGGCTGGCAAACTGGGCGAACTGGAAGCGGGCCTTAGCGCCGCTGCCGGCTTCTTCCGAGCCAGCCGACTGGAATGAGTTGGTCAGCCGAGCCGTGAGTGAGGACGCTGACGAGGAGTTCGGCGGTTGGGGAACGGAGCATAAGTTCCCGTGGCCTTGGCGGCTGCGCTTGGCCCTGCGGGATCCGGCGTTTCGGAAGCTGGCCGACAGGACGCTGCTGGCCCTGCTGACCGGCGGGCTCAACGATCGGTTCTGGGGCGGCTTTCACGCCTACAGCTTAGATCGCCAGTTCCTGACGCCTCGTCTCGGCGCGCCGCTTGACCTTCAGGCGTCGTTGACTCTGGCGGTGGAACAAGAAAGCTCGCTCGGGGCCAGCGTCGCGAAAAACGCCGTACTGGGCGGACAAAACCTGATCCGCGGCTCGCTCCCTCGAGCCGGCCGAGTGCTCTTTGACAGCCGCGGCGGCTGGAGCAAGTACCTGCTGGAGAGAGCTCAAGTCTGCAGTCTTCTGGCCGACAGAGGGGAAGCGGTGTGCGATGGTCTGTCGGTCTCAGCGGAAGGCTGGTACAGCGACCCGGTGACCGGCCGCAGGACCGGCGGGTCCGTGCCTACCCTGACCGACCCGGGCGAGGTGGCGGAACGCCACGGGCTCACAGCCGAAGAACTGGCCCGCGCCATCGCCGACGGTCTGAACAGGCTGAAGCCCGCCGAGGAACCGCCGGTCAGCCGTTGGACTTTGACGTCACCGTCGGCGCTTTTCGCTGCTGCCCTGTGCCGCAGCGGCGCCGAGAGCGTTGTTTCAGCTCGGGAACTGATGAGCGCCCTCAAGTCGGCCGTCTGGGACGGTGAGCTGTCCCACGGGCTCTGCGACGGTCTGCCAGTTGGAAGCGGAACGGCCGCTGATTACTGTTCCTGCGCCCTGGCTGCCTTTGATTTAGCGTCAGCGGGGCTGGCCGAGTGGGGCGATTGGGCCGCTGAGCTGATGGTCCAGGCAAAAGAGCTGTTTTTCGACGAGACCGGTATGGTTGCCGCCGCGCTCGACGACAGGCTCCCGGGCATTTGGCAGGTCGGCGACTCGTCCAGCCCGTCCCCGCAGGGGCTGTTCGTCCGTGGCTGCTTTAAAATGGCCGACGGCGGGCGTGGGGACGAGTGGGGTGATGTCGGCGACGCGGTCCTGCGCCGCTACAGCGGGGAAGCGAGCGCCGCGCCGGGAAACTGGGCGTTTCTGATCGGCGAGGGGCTGTCTCGTGCCGAGGGCAGGAAAGGGGAGTAA
- the xth gene encoding exodeoxyribonuclease III: MTFRVGTFNVNSLRSRLPVLERWLPTAGVDVLCVQETKVTDDQFPVAEVEAMGYHAVFAGQKSYNGVAVLSRRAPDESVSGFNDSQEPNADSRLLAVRFGDLWIFNSYVPQGKAIDHPDYQYKKEFLSRLSGLVAARLPGNVLWVGDLNVAPTPLDVTNPTNKKDHVCFIQELRDLYALKTSALVDLLRRFHDGEELYSFFDYRVKNALERNIGWRIDHMLASPALAGLCRNCWIDKEPRGWEKPSDHTPMLADFDLEL; encoded by the coding sequence ATGACCTTTAGAGTTGGAACGTTCAACGTCAACTCGCTCCGAAGCCGCCTGCCGGTTCTGGAACGGTGGCTGCCGACAGCGGGGGTGGACGTGCTGTGCGTTCAAGAGACCAAGGTGACCGACGACCAGTTCCCAGTCGCAGAAGTCGAGGCGATGGGATATCACGCCGTCTTCGCCGGGCAGAAGTCATACAACGGCGTGGCCGTCCTCTCCCGCCGCGCGCCCGACGAGAGCGTTTCAGGGTTCAACGACTCGCAGGAGCCGAACGCCGATTCTCGGCTGCTGGCCGTCCGCTTCGGCGATCTGTGGATTTTTAACTCCTACGTCCCTCAAGGCAAGGCGATCGATCACCCAGACTACCAGTACAAAAAAGAGTTCCTTTCCCGCCTGTCGGGGCTGGTTGCCGCCCGGCTGCCCGGAAACGTCCTGTGGGTCGGCGATTTGAACGTTGCCCCCACGCCGCTGGACGTGACCAACCCGACCAACAAAAAAGATCACGTGTGTTTCATCCAAGAGCTCCGGGACCTGTACGCGCTGAAAACGTCCGCCCTCGTCGACCTGCTCCGCCGGTTCCACGACGGCGAAGAGCTGTACTCATTCTTCGATTACCGGGTCAAAAACGCGCTGGAGCGCAACATCGGCTGGAGAATCGACCACATGCTCGCCTCGCCGGCTCTCGCCGGGCTCTGCCGGAACTGCTGGATCGACAAGGAACCCAGAGGCTGGGAAAAACCGTCGGACCACACACCGATGCTAGCCGACTTCGACTTGGAGCTTTGA
- a CDS encoding bifunctional 5,10-methylenetetrahydrofolate dehydrogenase/5,10-methenyltetrahydrofolate cyclohydrolase has translation MNAKIVDGKALAAKLKSSYSAQIEDLKARGVEPKLAVLMVGDDPASEVYAGQKKKNCEKLGIAFEMDRLSASSTEEQVLAALQTLNDDPTVTAIMVEMPLPKGLDNNKVQAAICPEKDIDGANPVNLGLLASGLPCMRACTPSAAIALAEEAGVDFKGKKVVVLGRSVTVGKPAALIALEKHATVTVCHSRTVDLAGETRQADVLIAAIGKPKFVTADMVKPGAVVIDVGINSTPDGLVGDCDTEALMSVASAITPVPGGVGPVTNAKLIGNIVEAASRRG, from the coding sequence ATGAACGCGAAAATTGTTGACGGCAAGGCGCTGGCGGCAAAACTTAAAAGTTCCTACAGCGCACAGATTGAAGACCTGAAAGCTCGCGGCGTCGAGCCGAAACTGGCAGTACTGATGGTTGGCGACGATCCCGCCTCCGAAGTCTATGCGGGACAGAAGAAGAAGAACTGCGAGAAGCTGGGCATCGCGTTTGAAATGGACCGGCTGTCCGCCTCATCGACAGAAGAACAGGTTCTTGCCGCCCTTCAAACGCTGAACGACGACCCAACGGTCACGGCCATCATGGTGGAGATGCCCCTGCCGAAAGGGCTGGACAACAACAAGGTCCAAGCGGCCATCTGCCCTGAAAAGGACATTGACGGCGCGAACCCGGTAAACCTTGGCCTGCTGGCTTCCGGCCTGCCTTGCATGAGGGCCTGCACCCCGTCCGCCGCTATCGCGCTGGCCGAAGAGGCCGGCGTGGACTTTAAGGGCAAGAAGGTGGTCGTGCTGGGCCGAAGCGTCACGGTCGGCAAGCCCGCGGCGCTGATCGCGCTGGAAAAACACGCCACCGTCACGGTCTGCCACAGCCGAACCGTCGACTTGGCAGGGGAAACCCGACAGGCCGACGTGCTCATCGCGGCCATCGGGAAGCCCAAGTTCGTCACCGCCGACATGGTCAAGCCAGGAGCCGTCGTCATCGACGTGGGCATTAACAGCACGCCTGACGGTCTTGTGGGCGACTGCGACACCGAGGCCCTGATGTCAGTGGCCAGCGCCATCACTCCCGTTCCCGGCGGCGTCGGACCAGTTACCAACGCGAAGCTGATCGGAAACATCGTCGAAGCCGCGTCCCGCAGAGGATAG
- a CDS encoding dipeptidase — MVFCALAVVAGLALLFARRAEACTSFGVGRAATADGSVLVSHSVDGWYDHRVKFVPGGRFEAGQTTEIWGDPCIQTRPGVPYEKFGEIPQAKRTWGYFHVGYPFMNEKGVVIGEHTWVGRENAVCKAGMMHIANLQALGLQRASTAREAVKVMGELAERWGYRDIGEGLIVGDGQEVWIFEIAGPGADWTPESGRSGAHWVAVRMPDDAYFVGANRARIGAVDFSDSSNVMTSSGLTDYAKEKGWWDGREPFSFAKTFDPRPADSPKAYSARREWRAMSILSPSGNWPVQNDAVAYPIFVKPDAKLTVQDLMKLYGDHMEGTPYDLTKGPAAGPFGNPSRWTVEQKALPDDLKGLDWERPISIFRCSYSFVAQCRAWLPEPLKALLWLGLGATDTTVYAPIYCGATSLPEEWSRGARDRFDPNSAWWAFEFARNWACLRWDAMFKEITEARQKLEQSYFDAQPGLERLAAEIAETSVESARTFLTGYSSTCLSDLSRRWWALCWQLVGQYHSGMKVTEGVSQENLGYPIDYLREVGFGSTWRPGK, encoded by the coding sequence ATGGTTTTCTGTGCGTTGGCGGTTGTCGCGGGACTTGCCCTTCTGTTTGCCCGGAGGGCTGAGGCGTGCACGTCGTTCGGAGTAGGAAGGGCGGCGACGGCTGACGGTTCGGTTCTCGTCAGCCATTCGGTTGACGGGTGGTACGACCACAGGGTTAAGTTCGTCCCCGGCGGTCGGTTCGAGGCCGGTCAGACGACGGAAATTTGGGGAGACCCGTGCATTCAAACCCGGCCCGGGGTGCCGTACGAGAAGTTCGGAGAAATTCCTCAGGCCAAGCGGACGTGGGGATATTTTCACGTCGGGTACCCGTTCATGAACGAAAAGGGCGTCGTCATCGGCGAGCACACGTGGGTGGGCCGGGAGAACGCGGTCTGCAAGGCCGGAATGATGCACATCGCCAACCTGCAGGCGCTGGGCCTTCAGCGGGCCAGCACGGCCCGGGAAGCCGTCAAGGTCATGGGCGAGCTGGCCGAGCGGTGGGGGTACCGGGACATCGGCGAAGGGCTGATCGTCGGCGACGGACAGGAAGTCTGGATTTTTGAGATCGCCGGGCCTGGCGCAGACTGGACGCCGGAAAGCGGCAGAAGCGGCGCTCACTGGGTGGCCGTTCGGATGCCCGACGACGCGTACTTCGTCGGCGCGAACCGGGCGCGGATCGGCGCGGTGGACTTCTCCGACAGCTCCAACGTCATGACGTCTTCCGGACTGACCGACTACGCGAAAGAAAAGGGCTGGTGGGACGGCAGAGAGCCGTTCAGCTTTGCGAAGACATTTGATCCCCGGCCGGCCGACAGCCCGAAGGCCTACTCGGCTCGGCGGGAGTGGAGAGCGATGAGCATTCTCAGCCCGTCGGGCAACTGGCCGGTACAAAACGACGCGGTTGCCTATCCTATTTTCGTCAAGCCGGATGCTAAGCTGACGGTTCAGGACCTGATGAAGCTCTACGGGGACCACATGGAAGGGACGCCCTACGACCTAACCAAAGGTCCGGCCGCCGGGCCGTTTGGCAACCCGAGCCGTTGGACGGTGGAGCAGAAGGCCCTGCCCGACGACCTGAAAGGCCTCGATTGGGAGCGACCGATTTCGATTTTCCGCTGTTCGTACAGTTTCGTGGCTCAGTGCCGGGCTTGGCTGCCCGAGCCGCTGAAGGCCCTCCTGTGGCTGGGCCTTGGGGCGACGGACACGACCGTCTACGCGCCGATTTACTGCGGCGCCACATCCCTGCCGGAGGAGTGGTCCCGGGGCGCAAGAGACCGGTTTGACCCGAACAGCGCGTGGTGGGCGTTTGAGTTCGCCCGCAACTGGGCGTGCCTGCGGTGGGATGCGATGTTTAAGGAGATCACTGAGGCTCGGCAGAAGCTCGAGCAGTCGTACTTTGACGCTCAGCCCGGCCTAGAGCGTCTGGCGGCCGAAATTGCGGAGACGAGCGTTGAGTCGGCGCGGACGTTCCTTACCGGCTACAGCTCGACCTGTCTGAGCGACCTGTCGCGCCGGTGGTGGGCTCTCTGCTGGCAGCTGGTCGGCCAGTATCACAGCGGCATGAAAGTCACCGAAGGCGTGAGCCAAGAGAACTTGGGCTACCCGATCGACTACCTGCGGGAAGTCGGGTTCGGCTCGACGTGGAGGCCCGGCAAGTAA
- a CDS encoding NAD(P)-dependent oxidoreductase, producing the protein MKRKPEYEAVVNAKLPGYRLTWLEDLSEQERRQEILGCDALVVTMLTKELTFDEKGLLNRVPFVQTIAAGADQFDFSAVPHDALICSNIGGWAPTMAEHALAMAFSCLRKLGDQKEAMKDGTYHRLGWGLRRIRGKRVLIVGYGGIGRACREVFAAQGCLVAAVSRHKPTDPLLDGGAWDMSGFLPALSQADIIIACLPSTTATAELFGQPPFQAMKENATFINLARAALVDRQALLKKLLDCPEFHAAIDPWWEEEHVWDGSDPLIRLPNVVASCHTSFDSETSWPEAIGMALDNLIKYLNGEPYVGRVNFSEYVKEA; encoded by the coding sequence GTGAAAAGAAAACCCGAGTACGAGGCCGTCGTGAACGCGAAACTGCCCGGTTACCGGCTGACTTGGCTTGAAGATCTGTCCGAACAGGAGCGCCGTCAGGAGATTCTCGGCTGTGATGCCTTAGTGGTCACCATGCTGACCAAAGAGCTGACCTTCGACGAGAAGGGACTGCTGAACCGCGTCCCGTTCGTTCAGACCATCGCGGCCGGCGCGGACCAGTTCGACTTTTCCGCTGTGCCCCACGACGCTTTGATCTGTTCCAACATCGGCGGCTGGGCTCCCACGATGGCGGAACACGCGCTCGCGATGGCCTTTTCCTGCCTCCGCAAGCTGGGCGACCAAAAAGAAGCCATGAAGGACGGAACGTATCACCGTTTAGGCTGGGGGCTGCGGCGAATCCGGGGGAAACGAGTCCTAATCGTCGGCTACGGGGGCATCGGCAGAGCCTGCCGAGAGGTCTTCGCGGCCCAAGGTTGCTTGGTCGCGGCGGTCTCCCGCCACAAGCCGACCGATCCCCTTCTGGACGGCGGCGCTTGGGACATGAGCGGCTTTCTCCCCGCCCTGTCTCAGGCCGATATCATCATCGCCTGCCTGCCCTCCACGACCGCAACGGCCGAGCTGTTCGGCCAACCGCCCTTTCAGGCCATGAAGGAGAACGCCACGTTCATCAACTTGGCGCGCGCCGCGCTGGTCGACCGGCAAGCGCTCCTGAAAAAACTGCTCGACTGCCCGGAGTTTCACGCCGCGATCGATCCGTGGTGGGAGGAAGAACACGTCTGGGACGGCTCGGATCCGCTGATACGCCTGCCCAACGTGGTGGCGTCCTGCCACACGTCCTTTGACTCGGAAACGTCGTGGCCCGAGGCCATAGGCATGGCGCTGGACAACCTGATCAAGTACCTGAACGGCGAGCCGTATGTCGGTCGGGTCAATTTCAGCGAGTACGTCAAGGAGGCGTAA
- the grdA gene encoding glycine/sarcosine/betaine reductase complex selenoprotein A, translating into MGKLAGKKLVFLGERDGVPAPAMEACFKNSGAEVVFEATECFVUTAAGAMDLQNQQRVKDVAEKYGAENVVVIFGSSDAEGAEIYAETVTNGDPTYAGPLAGVPLGLAVYDIFEEEIRAEADPAAWEENISMMEMVLDPEALAAAVKGIREQYSKFTL; encoded by the coding sequence ATGGGGAAACTGGCTGGAAAGAAGTTAGTCTTCCTCGGCGAGCGGGACGGCGTCCCGGCCCCGGCGATGGAAGCCTGCTTCAAAAACAGCGGAGCCGAAGTGGTATTTGAAGCCACCGAGTGCTTTGTCTGAACGGCAGCTGGAGCCATGGACCTGCAGAACCAGCAGCGTGTCAAAGACGTTGCTGAGAAGTACGGTGCGGAAAACGTCGTCGTGATTTTCGGTTCTTCCGACGCAGAGGGCGCGGAGATTTACGCCGAAACCGTGACGAACGGGGATCCCACCTATGCAGGACCGCTGGCCGGCGTCCCGTTGGGACTTGCCGTTTACGATATTTTCGAAGAGGAAATTCGGGCCGAAGCTGACCCCGCAGCTTGGGAAGAGAACATTTCCATGATGGAAATGGTTCTTGATCCTGAGGCGCTTGCGGCGGCCGTCAAGGGCATTCGCGAACAGTACTCAAAGTTCACACTGTAA